TTACCGAAGTAAGGAGGCAGTTTATTGAAAGGCCAGGTATCATGGTGAGTGTTATTCAATGCATCTAATCAGCTTGAAAGCAGTCCTTCTCACTATCATACTGGATGTGCAAACTATTTTCATTGATGGATCCCAAATGTTTGTGATTATGAGAGGAGCGGTGCATCATTTTGTTGGATAGCGAGTTTATTATAGAATTTCCCTTGTTCTTGTGCTGTTTTCCTTCTGTACTTGACTCTGGATTCCAAATTATGTGCTTTTTTAACATGCTCATGTCAGGACTACAAGGAGAAACCAGACTATGGTCGCTGTGTTTCAATTGTGGCATCTGCATCTTTGAAGGAGATGATAAAACCTGGTGCTTTGGCTATTATATCACCTATAGTGATTGGTATGTTAATCATCTTGTTATATTCCTCCTTTTCTCAATGTTCTGTTtaatacttaatttttcttttatcagTATCTTATAAGAGCTGATGATGTTTGTGTTGGTTTTGAAATTGATGGTTGGTTATATTGTTGCTATCTAGGCAATTTACtccctaattattattattattattgggaaAGAATAATTAGAAAGCTGTGTGAATTCTTAAGTGACCAATATTACACAGCGAATGGGTCctatatttgagaaatcatatgtATGTTATTTATGAATCTGTAGAGTCTAATTGATATAAATCATGCATGGAAAGCAtctctcttttttttaattattttttaaaaataatttaggtTGTAAATAAAGTTTGGACATCTCATAGAGATATTGGGCCCTCTTCTGAAGCCTATTCTATTATCGCGTTACCGCCAGTTATTTTGtgtattaatttttctttctatTGCTTGCAGGTTTTCTGTTCCGGATTTTGGGGTACTATACGGGAGATCCTCTGCTTGGGGCTAAAGTTGTGGCTTCCATGCTGATGTTTGGAACTGTTTCTGGCATTCTTATGGCTCTTTTCCTAAACACAGCAGGTGGTGCATGGGATAATGCAAAGAAGTATATTGAGACAGGGGCTCTTGGAGGCAAGGGGAGTGACTGTCATAAAGCAGCAGTTACTGGAGATACGTAAGTCTTGTCATTGCCTGGTGTTGTTTTAGAATTggtggttctttttttttttttttttttgaacacaCTGGTTTGTACTAGCACTAATAGAAATCTAACATAGAATTTTGAATAAGAGAAAGCATTAGAATTATAATAGCGTTCCCCTCTTTAAGAGAAATGATGGTTCTTTGGCCTGGTTTTGACAAGGGAGAGCTAGGACTGGGTGTTTGAGGATGTAGAGCATTTCTCTCTGCACTTATGCATGAGTATTAGCAGTTAATGATTGTGCATTTTGGATGAATCGTCTATGTCTATATGATAGAACACAATCCTTCCAACACCATCAGATGTTCTATTACTAATTAGTtacttcttcttatttatttagtAATCAGTGTTTGTTTCAAAACAAGGGGAAATCTCTGGTAGTGCTGCATTAATCTTGTCAACCTTGTTGAGTGTTTTTGTTTTTCTGGCAACTTTTGAAGCAAACACTTGGATATCATTTTTATATATCTTGCCTTGCTATTTTCACTAAAATCTTGAGATCGCAAGTTGTTTATGGTTTTTCTCAATGTGAATTAAATTTCTTAATCCTTTGAGATAATTGTGGTATTGTTTGCATGGTGTGTAGTGTAGGAGACCCTTTCAAAGATACAGCTGGACCTTCACTACATGTGCTCATAAAAATGTTAGCAACAATCACGCTAGTCATGGCTCCTGTCTTTCTGTGAAGTGTTGTTCATATCTACTGCGGTTCAATGAGAGTATACAGCACCCATAATTGTCGAATCCTTCTAgagatttatttattattattattttttttgcaaATATATATACAGATAGGTATTTGATGTGTGTATATCAAGGGTGCCTAATTGCTAGCGTTACTGAATTTGCCAGTTTTTCAAAACCAAATAAGAGAAGTTGGTAGACTGCTGAATTAAGTGGTTAGTAGATGCAAATTTTAGTTTTGTTCGTGTACTTACATGACAACTAGAGAGCATTGTTGATTGCAACTAATGGACTGTGCAAAGGTACTTTATGTTAAATTTATATGTTGCTGTTGGTGGATGAGGCCGACCTTTAACTTGTTCCAAGCTCTACCAGTATTGCGCTTGGAAAGATCCGTAGCCCTACTATTGTGGTGGCATCCACTGAAATGGGAGGCAATGCCTTATGGTGTGTAAATTAACGCGTTTAGAAAGAGGTCTCCTCTCTCTTGGAAACTTGATTTATGAATATCAATAGATAATTTCTTGTTTTTGGATTTGcagaaataattaaattttggtGTTATTGATATctaatttctttttattaataatattgaaaattttaccgtacaattATATGATCGGTTATGTTATATGTCAGTGAGTGTTGAACACTGAAAGAAGTTATATGTATCTAAGATAAAAGTtgtggagatgagaatgttaagatgaATGAAtgatcatactagactagataaagtctgtaatgagagtgttagagaaaaggtaggagtggtgtcaagtgaggataagttgagagaagggagattgaagtgatttggtcatgtgaaacgtaattagttagacaagtagagcacattagattaTTAGAGGATATAAAGAAAAGAAGAGGTAGATCTAAATTGACtttgaggagagtagtacaacatgacttagaagcattacacattttcgagaatttaactcaaaatcgtttaaaTTGGAGAAATAAAATCTATATAACCgatctaaattttttaaataaatgtttaGTTGAGTTGAATCGAGTAATAATCTTGAATATTTTTAATAatgaccatatatatatatatatatatattttaactgaAGGGTCATCTAATTTGAGGTGGTCCTAGTCGTTAGACTTGATAATTGTAAGTCGCCATGAATTGGATTTTGATTTAATCGGCattacaaattttaataaatgaatcaTGTGAAAATTCTTGCTTGCTTCTATCGTAGCATATGAAAATGGTGCGTGTATTACACACTTGAATGTAATGATCCGAATCCAATCACATAAGGAGCCCAAAATAATGTGTTGTGAGGCCCAGGCCAAACCCATTCCTTATGCTGAAAGGACCAAAACCCCGCAATCCAATCCTCCTcttcaaaaatttaataaataaataaaaaaaaaaaacctcacaatcacattttcattttttattattatttttttggagTAAAATTTGAAACCCTAGAAAACCAACCCCATCTTCCGTCTTCTGGCATCTGCTCTTTGCTTGCATCCTTTCTGATAAACATCAAATGGAGCAACCGCCAATCCCAAATGCTAGCCCTCAAGCCCCACCCAAGGATTCCAAGAAGAAGCCACCAACCCCTCAAGAACTCATTTCCCACTACCAATCTCAAGGCCTAGACTTTCAAGAAGCGTCTGTCAAGGTCGTTGAAGATCTCCAGAATGTGCTCTTTAGGGTTATCTCCTCTAAAAATAAGAACAGGAAGGACAAGCTCATGGCTGATGCATCAAGAAAGGTTGATTTGGTCAACAACAGAGTTGCTGTTCTTGATATGAAGTTGGATTCGAAGCCTGGGTATGTTGAGACGTTCGCTATTGGGGTTGCTTCTGGGGCTGCTTTTAGAGGGATTGAAAGTGTCTGGCCTCATGTTCTTGGGGGTATTGCCCAGATTTGGAATGCTGTTACTTGTGCAACTAAACCTCCTCCTCCTTGATTGAACGAGGGAAATGGAATTTGGTGCTTttgaattgttgaattttggGTGGTTATATGTTGTTCAATGGTAATCTTGGGGGTTTGATTGGAGTTATTATAGTAGTTTGTGATATTCATAAAGAATGGTCTGCCTAGAATGAAAATTTTTAGCTTTTAAGCAGTGTACACAATCTTTTCTTTCTTGGGAATAATCAAATTGAATGTTTGCTAAAATTTTGTTGGCTAATAGGAAgaagcattttttttcttttacttgaGAAAATTATAATATGTTGATATTTATTTTCTGAGTGAGAAAGTTGGGGAATAAGGAAAAGTTATTCCAAATGCTCCAAATTCTTTTATTGTGtctcaaatttgatttttattgcaaACAAATATTTGAACTTCACCTGGGAATGGAACAAAAAATCCTCAACTCATTTGGTGGAATGAATGAAGAAAGCATTTGTGCTTTCCCAGAGGCAAGGTCAGAAAGAGGAAGTAGGATATTGTCGGAGAATTTAACTCATATATAGTATAAATGAAACAAATGCCCAAGTGGCACTATATAGGAGTGTAGCAACTTACTGCAGGAACATTGTTATTCGCATTCCTTGGTTGATCTTTACCTTCCATTTTTAGTACTATGTTCACTCTTGCTCTGCTGTTTTATAGGTCTAAATATCAATTTTTGAAGTTCTACATGGTCTTTCCAATGCATTGCTTGCTGCTAAGAAACGGGATGGGGTATGGTGTCTTTCAATTGTGCAGTTCCttaattcaaaatgatttgcataTATCCCTGGTGGTTGTCTAGATGCTACAGTATTTCAAGTTCTGCTGATACACTCCAATGGATTCagattaaaaggaaaattaaacTTGATTTGGACATCTGTTTTTATATAGTTTTTTTAGTATATGCTGCTGAATGTGGAGATTCAAATATTTGATACAAGATGGTTTTACCAGGATTTTTTGTGATTGACATGAACTTGTCCCAAATGTTGGACAAATGGACATACTTTTGCTGCTTTAAGCTATTGGCCAATCACAGTTCTTGACATTTTAGGATCACTCTGCAATTTATGGTCAGTGGACACAAGTCCTTTCTGTACATGGCTTGCTTGCAGTTTCTATTAATGTTTTATAGTTAGCGGTGGACTTTATTGTCTCTTTTGTGGATTTTGAAGAAAATTGTTTATGGTTCTAATTTTCTGATTTCATGATAAAGTTCTTCAATTTTTGACCTATAATTCCATACATCAAAATATGTTGAAATCAACATTCTAGGATTTAGCCTCCTTTTTTTTCTTCCCATTGGATTGTGAAGATGTGTATCCTGTAGCATTACACATTTCAGTATTTACCAACTCTTTGTCTTTTACTTTTATGAAGGCTGTTCAGGTCCTTATGTTTTCTTGTGAACGTCTGACTTCTGAAAAAATCAAGTAGCATTGATGTTAAATCTGATAGCTATGCAATGGAAACTGAATTGGAGGTGGACCCTATTCAAGTGAGTTGCCTTCTTGGTAATATGTCTTACAAATATTTTTCTTTGCATCATTCTTACTTGAAATGAATTTTCAGGTTGACTTGCTTCATGGAAAGGCCTATTCAGATTGGGGACATGCGAGTGATGCTGTATCTGTTTATGATCAGCTCATCTCTAGTCACCCTAATCAGTTTTGGGTTTACCTAGCAAAGGTTAGAttcttgtgtgtgtgtgtttccTCTTATGTTCTCTGAGTTTGGTTGAGTTTTCCTCCCACTTAATTAATTTTAGATAGGCTTTTTATCAATGCATAAGTTTATTTAATTGATAATTGGTGTGGAGTAACAAAGTTGTATTTTAGAGAACAAAGCTTCAGATAACTTGGGTACAATTAGCTATCTTGATTAAGGAAATACTTCAAGATAGTCAGGAAGTTCCAGGTTCTAGTATTAGTGGAGGGTCAAATTTCCCTTGTATACCAAAAACCACAACATTTTGTGCATGTCTAAGAGACTGGTACCCATGAAAATGGTGTGCAGATACTATTACAGTAATCTAATGACTTGAAGTTTTGTTCTTAAAACCTGCAGAGCTGGGACTAAATACATTCATGTGTATAATACTACAGTCTGGATGAGATTTCTAGAAATTATGTGACAAGTAGTCAATGTGGCTGATCAACATTTTCGAACTTCAATCGAGAGACAACTGGATATGCTAGGCAGTCTGTTGCTTTTGGTTTCTCTGGAAAGTAAGAAATGGAAATTGTCTACTTGTTGTCCTGCACCATGGTGAGGATTTGCATATAAATTTTGTCTTTCTGATGCTTCTGCAGGCAATTATATTGAAAGAAAATGGCAATGTTGGGCATACAGAGACAATTCAGTTTCTACTTGCACTCCTTCAAACATACAGACACAAATACAAGCATGCGGGCCACATACTCAAAGCCTCGTGCATATAGCAATCTTTCCATGTTTCCATGCAACCTAATAGCAAAATGTAGCCTACTGTTGTATAATGTTTATCTGATTGCATGTGTGGACCACGAAAAGAATTGTGGTCTTCTGTGGTATCCTTTGTGATGTGAACAAACTAATAGAAACAATTGCACGACTGGACAACCACAAACATCATTTGATgttatattcaaattatgttcTATAGCTACTTTTTGTTTGTAATTGCATTTGCCATTGGCAGTGTGACTTGATTCATAGAAattttcaaatcaattttacttatatatattttgaaaaaaggTTACCTATGACTACTTGTGGTGATGAGCAGGCTTACTTTTTCGCACCAGAGAAGGTCAGGGCACTTGAAGATCGTTGGGCGAGAAAATGACCACATTAtttagttcattgcttgcatgTTCACCATCTAAAAGCATCAGCTGTAGTTTAATGGGATCACTGTTGAATTCTTAAAAGGATATTACATTTTGTGAGCTGGTGACCGAGTGAAAAGTGACTGTGCTCTTTCCGGGCCGTTTCTAATTGTAAAAGTGGCTTCTTTCTGGGTTTGACAAAAGAGACTAGTATTGATCCTCGGGAAGATGCTTAAAGTGTTAAGCTAGTACTGCAACATGGACATCATTGATAATCAACTGCAATCGAGAAGCCCTCACAATCTTTCTGCCGTTGGCATGGATTGGGAGGCTTCATTGAATTGATTCATTATGCATATTACACTTGTTGTCTCGTTGACATCAATAACGGAATGCTATTTTCCTATGAAGTTATGCATTTGCCAGGCCTTGCTCTTATTTAACTTTTTCACGGAACTGTATTGTTAGTTTGGGGCTTGGAATTGCTATAGAATTATCTTGCATTACTGGTGGAAAGAAAAAGGTAATAGCCTAGGTCCAAATCATGGACACTCTGCCATTTGGCTTAAACAAAGCAACTGTAAGGTTGGAAACCAACAAAAGTAAAGGGAATAGCGCAAAGAACAGTTGCGTACGGATTTCAAGaattaaatttttctttcaagTTGTGTCGTATTTATATAAACAAAAACAATACTAAATTATCCCTTCAATACTTCAATTTAATATGAACAACTTGATCTGCAATCTGCATAGCTGAGAAATTGTCTCTCAGTTATTGCTAAACCCAATGGTTCATTTGTACCCATGCGATTGAAGCTTTTCTTGGCACTCAATATTTACTACTTATATACTTTATTTAGTttaataaataacataaaatgagATGAGAAATAAAATACTACGATTAACTCcattttaattagttatttaatttttggTTAATTAATGTTAGTGTAAACTATTTTTCAATCTCCCcttaaatttgtttaaaattcatttcaaaaataaaatttcggtTTATAATAACCCTCtgtttacttttatttatattcatcatttgaaattttatatggtaattaaaaaaataattaaatcacgtaaattataataaaaatattctttAATTATACTAAATTACTATCTATGTCACCTAATTACTCTAATCTCAACAATTCTACCTCTGTTAATATGCTACTAAATACATTTTAAGAGAGATATGATAAGAtagattttaagaaattataaaaatatttattatattcgatagaaataaaaagaaattaaaaaaaataattaatatgataaataattttaaaaaatgacaGATAAAATTAAATGGATGAAGTGAATATattcataataaaattaatagtttTTCTTTTGaacttataaaaaatatatatatatatatatttttaataatggtTTAAAAGTAATTATTTAGTATTAGTAAGTTTTAATTTAGTAATATTGAATTTGTATttaaactataattttttttatatatgttttgattaaaattaaatgaaaaaatagaattaattaattattgaagGAATTGGGAATCCGTTGGGGCCACTTCAACCGACTTTATTTAGAATAATTATCTGTCGTCATCTTCATCTTTTCCTCTGCTAGTATATAGGAAGAAGGTAAAGGCTaggatttttcttctttctctttttaatttttggGCGATGGAGAGAGCTCGAAAAATTACTGCAGCAAGGTTCCGATTTAGGTGTTTGACCTGATCACTGATTATTATAAGGTCTACGATTGATCTCCTGTCTCCAAGCTAGAAGGTTAACAGATTGAATTTAAAACGAAACCCTGGATTGATAAAGATAAAAAATAAGACTTTTCTTTCATGATAGTGAAGAACATCCCTTATGTGATGTGAGAAGTCAGATCACAAGCTCTGCAGACAGCTAGCTAGCTAGATATATAATCATGGTCATGGAAATGGaagtacaagaaaatacaattgcTACATGCTTATTAATATTGTTTTAATTATCAAAGTCATATATCATAACTTCAGTTTAATTTCTCCCTGTTAAGTACAAATCCACAACACTCAAACCCTAGCTGCTTTCTGCATGAGAGGTATGAGGCCATGATGACAGTGAGAAAAATTACCTTCCTCCTCTTTGCATGAAGAAGAATCAGAAATCAACTTCAAGAACTCATTCACCCGTAAACGCCCGTACTTCTTCTCATCTTTATCAAGGAACCTCAACACTTGCTTGAACAAGTCTACCTCACAAGGCAAAACAATGCCTCCGCTGAACTTGAAACCATATTCTTCTTCTGCTTTTTCAAGAAGGGCTATAAAGATTGGAAGGTGCAGAAATCGGACTGGGATCAAGAATCTCATGCGGTTTTGTCCAACGTAGACCGCCAGGAAACCGGAG
Above is a genomic segment from Hevea brasiliensis isolate MT/VB/25A 57/8 chromosome 17, ASM3005281v1, whole genome shotgun sequence containing:
- the LOC110665938 gene encoding uncharacterized protein LOC110665938 — encoded protein: MEQPPIPNASPQAPPKDSKKKPPTPQELISHYQSQGLDFQEASVKVVEDLQNVLFRVISSKNKNRKDKLMADASRKVDLVNNRVAVLDMKLDSKPGYVETFAIGVASGAAFRGIESVWPHVLGGIAQIWNAVTCATKPPPP
- the LOC110671344 gene encoding uncharacterized protein LOC110671344, encoding METELEVDPIQVDLLHGKAYSDWGHASDAVSVYDQLISSHPNQFWVYLAKAIILKENGNVGHTETIQFLLALLQTYRHKYKHAGHILKASCI
- the LOC110671327 gene encoding auxin-induced protein 6B translates to MLKQFIKQWKRAALLSPSQYSSNSGSSRHIPSGFLAVYVGQNRMRFLIPVRFLHLPIFIALLEKAEEEYGFKFSGGIVLPCEVDLFKQVLRFLDKDEKKYGRLRVNEFLKLISDSSSCKEEEGNFSHCHHGLIPLMQKAARV